The following proteins are encoded in a genomic region of Arcobacter cloacae:
- a CDS encoding peroxiredoxin yields MSSSLVLRKVPEFKMDAYDSKTGHYTNVSSEDYKGKWHVVCFYPADFTFVCPTEIAAMNAKYDEFQELGVEILAVSTDTKFSHKRFVETEPLLKGLKLTIGADPTGAVSRAFGVMIEEQGVALRGRFLINPDGVVVAQEVQAPMVGRNVHEFLRQVRAWQHAEKTGEVCPAGWVPGKKTLPVNTDVEQMTGRVGDYITVEEIMS; encoded by the coding sequence ATGAGTTCAAGTTTAGTTTTAAGAAAAGTTCCAGAGTTTAAAATGGATGCGTATGATTCAAAAACAGGTCACTACACAAACGTAAGTAGTGAAGATTATAAAGGAAAATGGCATGTAGTTTGTTTTTACCCAGCTGATTTTACTTTTGTTTGTCCAACAGAAATTGCTGCAATGAATGCAAAATATGATGAATTCCAAGAACTTGGTGTTGAAATTTTAGCTGTATCAACTGATACAAAATTCTCTCACAAAAGATTCGTTGAAACAGAACCTTTATTAAAAGGATTAAAACTTACTATTGGTGCAGACCCAACTGGTGCTGTTTCAAGAGCATTTGGTGTTATGATTGAAGAGCAAGGTGTTGCTTTAAGAGGAAGATTCTTAATCAATCCAGATGGTGTGGTTGTAGCTCAAGAAGTTCAAGCTCCAATGGTTGGAAGAAACGTACATGAATTCTTAAGACAAGTTAGAGCTTGGCAACATGCAGAAAAAACAGGTGAAGTTTGTCCAGCAGGTTGGGTACCAGGTAAAAAAACACTTCCAGTAAACACTGATGTTGAACAAATGACGGGAAGAGTTGGTGATTATATCACTGTTGAAGAGATTATGTCTTAA
- a CDS encoding DMT family transporter: MTNSAKGLILGSMGVFIMSLESLFIKFTTISPFLFAFYIGIFMFISMASTFLFKDFNYLKKAVKTSFPFLLICSFFMATSNIFFINAVKTTTVANVVIIFSTSALFSALIGYLLYKQKVTKNIFYASFFMFIGLFIIFNDKLEVGSIKGNIFALLCTLFFSVSFVLLSRYKDMNRVVLTAFSGILLTVIAYFFCEELSIDLKTLVIVMIMGLIISPISRVLLGTGAKYINASEVSLLMLIETIMAPIWVWIFLAEVPSSYTFIGGFIIILTLIINSIYTLKQERKNLSF; the protein is encoded by the coding sequence TTGACAAATAGCGCAAAAGGTTTGATTCTTGGCTCAATGGGTGTATTTATAATGAGTTTAGAATCACTATTTATAAAATTTACAACGATTTCACCATTTTTATTTGCTTTTTATATAGGGATATTTATGTTTATTTCTATGGCGTCAACATTTTTATTTAAGGATTTTAACTATTTAAAAAAAGCAGTTAAAACTTCTTTTCCATTTTTATTAATTTGTTCTTTTTTTATGGCAACATCTAATATATTTTTTATAAATGCTGTTAAAACTACAACAGTTGCAAATGTAGTAATAATCTTTAGTACGTCAGCACTTTTTTCTGCATTAATTGGTTATTTACTTTATAAACAAAAAGTTACTAAAAATATATTTTACGCTTCATTTTTTATGTTTATAGGATTATTTATAATATTTAATGACAAATTAGAAGTTGGAAGTATAAAAGGAAATATTTTTGCTTTATTGTGTACTTTGTTTTTTTCTGTCTCTTTTGTATTATTATCAAGATATAAAGATATGAATAGAGTTGTTTTAACAGCATTTAGTGGAATATTATTAACAGTTATTGCATACTTTTTTTGTGAAGAATTGTCAATAGATTTAAAAACTTTAGTTATTGTGATGATTATGGGATTAATAATAAGTCCTATTTCAAGGGTTTTATTAGGAACAGGTGCTAAATATATAAATGCAAGTGAAGTTAGTCTTTTGATGTTAATAGAGACAATAATGGCACCTATTTGGGTTTGGATATTTTTGGCTGAAGTTCCAAGTTCTTATACATTTATAGGAGGATTTATAATTATTTTAACTTTAATAATAAACTCTATCTATACTTTAAAACAAGAGAGAAAAAATCTCTCTTTTTAG
- a CDS encoding DoxX family protein has product MRNFEYLLSRILNEDIGKLILRVSIATLMLFHGYHKLINGIAGIKGLVVKAGLPEFVAYGVYLGEIVFPILIIIGLYTRVSSFFFALTMVFAIFLAHGNDLFTLGKTGGPVIELALIYLLTSISLMFIGAGRFSFDGRNRRK; this is encoded by the coding sequence ATGAGAAATTTTGAATATCTATTATCTCGCATATTAAATGAAGATATTGGAAAACTAATATTAAGAGTAAGTATTGCAACACTTATGTTATTTCATGGTTACCACAAACTAATAAATGGAATAGCTGGAATTAAAGGTTTAGTTGTAAAAGCTGGATTACCTGAATTTGTAGCTTATGGTGTATATTTAGGTGAAATTGTTTTCCCAATTTTAATAATCATTGGTTTATATACTAGAGTTTCTTCTTTCTTTTTTGCTTTAACAATGGTATTTGCAATATTTTTAGCACATGGAAATGATTTGTTTACTCTTGGTAAAACAGGTGGTCCTGTAATTGAACTTGCTTTAATTTATCTTTTAACTTCTATTTCTTTAATGTTCATTGGAGCTGGAAGATTTAGTTTTGATGGAAGAAATAGAAGAAAATAA
- a CDS encoding iron-containing alcohol dehydrogenase translates to MKYTYFNPTAVEFGEGKIESIVNYIDKNQKILVVYGGGSIKKNGVFEQVSKALKGFTWFEFSGVEPNPSVETLNKAVEFIKENKIDFVLAVGGGSVIDGSKYIVAASVYEGDGWDFLEGKTIEKALPLGAILTLPATGSESNPTAVISKYSTNEKRYFASPLVFPKFAVLDSTVMNSLDDRQLANGLVDAFVHTCEQYLTYPNSSLLHDGYAQTILKGLHTLAQDWQNRRTALWQENLMLLANQALNGFIGSGVPQDWATHMIGHELTAFYGLDHARSLAVVQPHLLRVMIKEKQEKLVQMGKEVFDMPHNYEMVIEAIEYMYHSIGVSTKLKEYNIDDKVVENVTKALEKHGMSKIGERGTITLEKVAQILELSMK, encoded by the coding sequence GTGAAATATACATATTTTAATCCAACAGCTGTTGAGTTCGGAGAGGGAAAAATAGAGTCAATAGTTAATTATATTGATAAAAATCAAAAAATTTTAGTTGTTTATGGTGGAGGAAGTATCAAAAAGAATGGAGTTTTTGAACAAGTTTCAAAAGCTTTAAAAGGTTTTACTTGGTTTGAGTTTAGTGGAGTTGAGCCAAATCCATCGGTTGAAACATTAAATAAAGCAGTTGAATTTATAAAAGAGAATAAAATAGATTTTGTTTTAGCAGTTGGTGGTGGTTCTGTTATTGATGGAAGTAAATATATAGTTGCAGCGTCTGTTTATGAAGGTGATGGATGGGACTTTTTAGAAGGAAAAACTATAGAAAAAGCTCTTCCTTTAGGAGCTATCTTAACACTTCCTGCAACAGGGAGTGAATCAAATCCTACGGCTGTAATCTCAAAATATTCAACTAATGAAAAAAGATATTTTGCTTCACCTTTGGTTTTTCCAAAGTTTGCTGTTTTAGATTCAACAGTTATGAATAGTTTAGATGATAGACAATTAGCAAATGGTTTAGTTGATGCTTTTGTTCATACTTGTGAACAATATTTAACATATCCTAATAGCTCTCTTTTACATGATGGCTATGCACAAACTATTTTAAAAGGTTTACACACTTTAGCACAAGATTGGCAAAATAGAAGAACAGCTTTATGGCAAGAGAATCTTATGCTTTTAGCAAATCAAGCATTAAATGGATTTATAGGTTCAGGAGTTCCACAAGATTGGGCAACGCATATGATAGGACATGAGCTTACAGCATTCTATGGACTTGACCATGCAAGAAGTTTAGCAGTTGTTCAACCACATCTTTTAAGAGTTATGATAAAAGAGAAACAAGAAAAATTAGTTCAAATGGGGAAAGAAGTTTTTGATATGCCACATAACTATGAAATGGTAATAGAAGCAATAGAATATATGTACCATAGTATAGGAGTTTCAACAAAACTAAAAGAGTATAATATCGATGATAAAGTAGTTGAAAATGTAACAAAAGCTTTAGAAAAACATGGAATGAGCAAAATAGGAGAAAGAGGAACTATCACTTTAGAAAAAGTGGCTCAAATTTTAGAATTATCAATGAAGTAG
- a CDS encoding ABC transporter substrate-binding protein, protein MWLDQFEFAGFYVALEKGFYKDVGLEVELKKYDPSMNILEEVLNKNADFGTSSSSLIVDKSNGKDIVLLGSIFQSSPLILLALENSNINYIEDMKNKSLMITQEQQKFATFKSMINSKGVKIDDLKVLEHSFNVDDLINKKTDLMLAYITNEPFLLEEKGYKSKIFNPKDYGFDFYEEIIFTSKEFALNNPKLVKDFYNATIRGWEYAFENIDEVAKLVYEKYNPQNKTIESLLFEANEMKKLVYDKHGKIGTITPERINLIINTYRVMGLIKNHIDIDDLIYTEHLDNTIYLSNEEKKYLKEKKKISVCVDPNWMPLEKIENGKHIGISADYLKIVENTIETPIVLVPTKTWSESIQKGKNKECDIFSLVMSTPQRETYLNFTKSYLEIPLVLASKVDAPFINDLSHIKNKKLAIVKDYAYAELLKIKFPDINFIDVLNVQEGLTLVEKDKVYGFIGSLLTVGYQIQNNYIGQLKISAKFDETLNLAIGVRNDDLTLLTILNKAILNINEQQKQEIINKWVSINVQKEINYTFLNKILVTLLIFIVIFVLIYRQYLLKKLNKELLEKVAVEINKNEEKNRILIQQSRMASMGEMLENIAHQWRQPLSTISVCASGMEIKKELEQLSDEEFFQSIKHIKQSTTYLSNTIDDFRNFFNEEKTINKINLKELINRTLDLVSPSFNTHNIKVIKEIENIHFLSLENELVQVLMNILVNSKDALKLSKKIDEDRIIFINAQKRENKIVIEVKDNANGIDEKIIDKIFEPYFTTKHQFNGTGIGLYMSKLLVEKHLKGSLKASNTSFELNKNRYKGAIFTIDIPFENEVV, encoded by the coding sequence ATGTGGCTTGATCAATTTGAATTTGCAGGGTTTTATGTTGCTTTAGAAAAAGGATTTTATAAAGATGTTGGACTTGAAGTTGAATTAAAAAAATATGACCCATCTATGAATATTCTTGAAGAAGTTTTAAATAAAAATGCAGATTTTGGGACAAGTTCAAGCTCTTTGATAGTTGATAAATCAAATGGAAAAGATATTGTTTTATTGGGTTCTATATTTCAATCCTCTCCTTTAATTTTATTAGCTTTAGAAAACTCAAATATAAATTATATTGAAGATATGAAGAATAAATCTTTGATGATTACACAAGAGCAACAAAAATTCGCAACTTTTAAATCAATGATAAATAGTAAAGGTGTAAAAATAGATGATTTAAAAGTGCTTGAACATAGTTTTAATGTTGATGATTTAATAAATAAAAAGACTGATTTAATGCTTGCATATATTACAAATGAACCTTTTTTACTTGAAGAAAAAGGCTATAAAAGTAAAATATTTAATCCAAAAGATTATGGTTTTGATTTTTATGAAGAGATTATTTTTACTTCAAAAGAGTTTGCTTTAAATAATCCTAAATTAGTAAAGGATTTTTATAATGCAACTATTAGAGGGTGGGAATATGCTTTTGAAAATATTGATGAAGTTGCCAAATTAGTTTATGAGAAATATAATCCCCAAAATAAAACAATCGAAAGTTTACTATTTGAAGCTAATGAGATGAAAAAATTAGTTTATGATAAACATGGAAAAATTGGAACGATTACTCCTGAAAGAATAAATTTAATCATCAATACTTATAGAGTTATGGGATTAATTAAAAATCACATTGATATTGATGATTTAATCTATACTGAACATCTTGATAATACTATATATCTTTCAAATGAAGAGAAAAAATATTTGAAAGAAAAAAAGAAAATTAGTGTTTGTGTTGATCCAAATTGGATGCCACTTGAAAAAATAGAAAATGGAAAACATATTGGTATTTCTGCTGATTATTTAAAAATTGTTGAAAATACTATAGAAACACCTATTGTTTTAGTTCCTACAAAAACTTGGAGTGAATCTATACAAAAAGGTAAAAATAAAGAGTGTGATATTTTTTCTTTAGTTATGTCAACTCCACAAAGGGAAACTTATCTTAACTTTACAAAATCTTATTTGGAAATACCACTAGTTTTAGCCTCAAAAGTAGATGCTCCATTTATAAATGACTTAAGCCATATAAAAAATAAAAAACTTGCAATTGTAAAAGATTATGCTTATGCTGAACTATTAAAAATCAAATTTCCAGATATAAATTTTATAGATGTTTTAAATGTACAAGAAGGTCTTACCCTAGTAGAAAAAGATAAAGTTTATGGATTTATTGGAAGTTTACTAACTGTTGGATATCAAATACAAAATAATTACATAGGTCAATTAAAAATTAGTGCAAAATTTGATGAAACTTTAAATCTTGCAATTGGTGTTAGAAATGATGACTTAACACTTTTAACTATTTTAAATAAAGCTATTTTAAACATAAATGAACAACAAAAACAAGAAATCATAAACAAATGGGTTTCAATAAATGTTCAAAAAGAGATTAATTACACTTTTTTAAATAAAATCTTAGTTACTTTACTTATTTTTATTGTTATTTTTGTTTTGATTTACAGGCAATATTTGTTAAAAAAACTAAACAAAGAACTTTTGGAAAAAGTAGCTGTTGAGATAAATAAAAATGAAGAAAAAAATAGAATTTTAATCCAACAGTCAAGAATGGCATCTATGGGTGAAATGCTTGAAAATATAGCTCACCAATGGAGACAACCACTCTCTACAATAAGTGTTTGTGCTTCAGGAATGGAAATAAAAAAAGAGTTAGAACAATTAAGTGATGAAGAGTTTTTTCAATCAATAAAACATATAAAACAATCTACAACTTATCTTTCAAATACTATAGATGATTTTAGAAACTTTTTTAACGAAGAAAAAACTATAAATAAAATAAATTTAAAAGAGCTAATAAATAGAACCCTTGATTTAGTTTCTCCCTCTTTTAATACTCACAATATAAAAGTTATAAAAGAGATTGAAAATATTCATTTTTTATCATTAGAAAATGAACTTGTTCAAGTTCTTATGAATATTTTAGTAAATTCTAAAGATGCTTTAAAACTCTCTAAAAAAATTGATGAAGATAGAATTATTTTTATAAATGCACAAAAACGAGAAAATAAGATAGTTATTGAAGTAAAAGATAATGCAAATGGAATTGATGAAAAAATCATAGATAAAATATTTGAGCCATACTTTACAACTAAACATCAATTTAATGGAACAGGAATTGGTCTTTATATGAGTAAACTTTTAGTGGAAAAACATCTAAAAGGTTCTTTAAAAGCTTCAAATACGAGTTTTGAACTTAACAAAAATAGGTATAAAGGGGCTATTTTTACTATTGATATCCCCTTTGAAAATGAAGTAGTTTAA
- a CDS encoding D-alanyl-D-alanine carboxypeptidase family protein — MKLLSSLLFLILIPTLAFSYNETKVFQKIQKDLDSIIVKDLNTKKLIFSKDANQLISPASLTKIMTAMLAIESGKMNSIVTITPEMKKVQPTILNFKVGEKFYLKDLVNAALIKSANDAANAIAIYLGNGDRQKFVNMMNAKAKKLGMKNTSFQNPSGFDAKNHKSTASDLLKLTEYAIKNKTFNNIVKMDTYSFRAINTKKLYTANTSNKLLTKEKYIVGVKTGYTNQAGPCLIARAKDGKKDILVVMLNAQNRWQNTKLALDTIMKQK; from the coding sequence ATGAAGTTATTAAGTTCTCTTCTTTTTCTAATTTTAATTCCAACATTAGCGTTTTCATATAATGAAACAAAAGTATTTCAGAAAATCCAAAAAGATTTAGACTCTATAATTGTTAAAGATTTAAATACTAAAAAACTAATTTTTAGTAAAGATGCAAATCAGCTAATTAGTCCAGCAAGTCTTACTAAAATCATGACAGCAATGCTTGCAATTGAAAGTGGAAAGATGAATAGTATTGTAACTATTACTCCTGAAATGAAAAAAGTTCAACCTACAATTTTGAATTTCAAAGTTGGTGAAAAATTTTATTTAAAAGATTTAGTAAATGCAGCTTTAATCAAATCAGCAAATGATGCAGCAAATGCTATTGCTATTTATTTGGGAAATGGGGATAGACAAAAATTTGTAAATATGATGAATGCAAAGGCAAAAAAGCTTGGTATGAAAAATACAAGCTTTCAAAATCCTTCAGGATTTGATGCAAAAAACCATAAAAGTACAGCAAGTGATTTACTTAAACTTACAGAATATGCTATTAAAAATAAAACTTTCAATAATATAGTAAAAATGGATACTTACTCTTTTAGAGCAATAAACACAAAAAAACTATATACAGCTAATACTAGTAACAAACTCTTAACTAAAGAAAAATATATCGTTGGGGTTAAAACAGGTTATACAAATCAAGCAGGACCTTGCTTAATTGCAAGAGCAAAAGACGGTAAAAAAGATATTTTAGTTGTTATGCTAAATGCTCAAAATAGATGGCAAAATACAAAATTAGCTCTTGATACAATCATGAAACAAAAGTAA
- a CDS encoding tRNA (5-methylaminomethyl-2-thiouridine)(34)-methyltransferase MnmD — MQDNQNSVVATKDGSNTLFSKLYNQHYHNPDDGAINEALTKHIIPAFTYHQNKKELTILDICFGIGYNTFSTIYYVIKNNLDVKLNFYSPELDGNLVKSLENFEFPKEFEDIRDIIKSIAKDNKYEDEKIKIEVFIGDARKYIKTLKENSFDIVFQDAFSSEVNFELWTKEYFDDIYKLAKDNFIMSSYAVATPIRLSMYEAKFFIYQHIPTKRKITIATKTKQNIIGKYIDMELKKQRNQEASALYDK; from the coding sequence TTGCAAGATAATCAAAACTCTGTAGTTGCCACAAAAGATGGCTCAAATACCCTATTTTCAAAACTATATAATCAGCACTATCACAATCCTGATGATGGTGCTATAAACGAAGCTCTTACAAAACACATAATTCCAGCTTTTACTTATCATCAAAACAAAAAAGAGCTTACTATTTTAGATATTTGTTTTGGGATTGGATATAACACTTTTTCAACTATTTATTATGTAATCAAAAATAATCTTGATGTAAAACTAAACTTTTATTCGCCAGAACTTGATGGAAATTTAGTAAAATCTTTAGAAAATTTTGAATTTCCAAAAGAGTTTGAAGATATAAGAGATATTATAAAATCTATTGCAAAAGACAATAAATACGAAGATGAAAAAATAAAAATAGAAGTTTTTATAGGTGATGCTAGAAAATATATAAAAACACTAAAAGAAAACTCTTTTGATATAGTTTTTCAAGATGCCTTTTCAAGTGAGGTAAATTTTGAACTTTGGACAAAAGAGTATTTTGATGATATTTATAAACTTGCAAAAGATAATTTTATTATGAGTTCTTATGCAGTTGCAACACCTATACGACTCTCTATGTATGAAGCGAAATTTTTTATATATCAACATATTCCAACCAAAAGAAAAATAACAATAGCAACAAAAACTAAACAAAATATTATTGGAAAATATATAGATATGGAATTAAAAAAACAAAGAAATCAAGAAGCAAGTGCGTTGTATGATAAATAG
- the luxS gene encoding S-ribosylhomocysteine lyase, with translation MPLLDSFRVDHTIMPAPAVRVAKKMKTPKGDDITVFDLRFCVPNEKMLSEKGIHTLEHLFAGFIRNHLNSDTVEIIDVSPMGCRTGFYMSLIGTPDESKVATAWEKAMKDVLEVKEQNDIPELNVYQCGTCAMHSLDEAKEIARDVLSSKIGVMSNEELYLSEEKLKALGN, from the coding sequence ATGCCATTATTAGATAGTTTTAGAGTTGACCACACTATTATGCCAGCACCTGCTGTGCGAGTAGCTAAAAAAATGAAAACACCAAAAGGTGATGATATTACAGTATTTGATTTAAGATTTTGTGTACCAAATGAAAAGATGTTAAGTGAAAAAGGTATCCACACTTTAGAGCATTTGTTTGCTGGATTTATTAGAAATCATCTAAATTCAGACACAGTTGAAATCATCGATGTTTCTCCAATGGGTTGCCGAACTGGTTTTTATATGAGTTTAATAGGAACTCCTGATGAATCAAAAGTAGCAACTGCTTGGGAAAAAGCTATGAAAGATGTTCTTGAAGTAAAAGAACAAAACGATATTCCAGAACTAAATGTTTACCAATGTGGAACATGTGCAATGCACTCTTTGGATGAAGCAAAAGAGATTGCACGTGATGTTTTATCTTCTAAAATTGGTGTTATGTCAAATGAAGAGTTATATTTATCTGAAGAGAAGTTAAAAGCTTTAGGTAACTAA
- a CDS encoding AAA family ATPase, translating into MELVYLWVEDYKNIQKQGFNFSPRFRCEYDEEKNELEIIDKDETGEFYPKNFFGDNINVTAIVGENGSGKSSLIEKLHSSFGIRLYIVFKNNKLIIYASNKNLNIVNLSKINHIIDKTRISQIHFSWDILQYKPILDWYSYCSVNPNVLSEILGTSHHESIDLNSYQNSTVIKYIEIYIKSRMDIFTFSPNKINIKFPMKKNENEWDFEKIKEKIGEIKFLKDEEVKKKHSYFRTIMKYIKEYLKDGNFERKFTIEEYLKLPDDFKEILLRFPSFILDMFQNDVSFFSLSHGERSILLSNVLLYNSVLKNNSQNILIFLDEPDLSLHPEWQKKYINELIKIFSKIEKNFIL; encoded by the coding sequence ATGGAATTGGTTTATTTGTGGGTTGAAGATTATAAAAATATACAGAAGCAGGGGTTTAATTTTTCGCCTAGATTTAGGTGTGAGTATGATGAAGAGAAGAATGAATTAGAAATTATTGATAAAGACGAAACGGGTGAATTCTATCCTAAAAACTTTTTTGGTGATAATATAAATGTAACTGCTATTGTTGGTGAGAATGGGAGTGGGAAGAGTAGCTTAATAGAAAAACTTCATTCATCTTTTGGTATAAGATTATATATAGTTTTTAAGAATAATAAATTAATTATTTACGCATCAAATAAAAACTTGAATATTGTAAATTTATCAAAAATTAATCATATTATTGATAAAACAAGAATTTCTCAAATTCATTTTTCTTGGGATATTTTACAATACAAACCAATTCTAGATTGGTATTCATATTGTAGTGTCAATCCTAATGTTTTATCAGAAATATTGGGAACTTCTCATCATGAGTCCATAGATTTAAATTCATATCAGAATAGTACAGTTATTAAATATATTGAAATATACATAAAAAGTAGAATGGATATTTTTACTTTTTCCCCAAATAAAATTAATATAAAGTTTCCAATGAAAAAGAATGAAAATGAATGGGATTTTGAAAAAATTAAAGAAAAAATTGGAGAAATAAAGTTTTTAAAAGATGAAGAAGTAAAGAAGAAACATTCTTATTTTAGAACAATAATGAAATATATCAAAGAATATTTAAAAGATGGTAATTTTGAGAGAAAATTTACTATTGAAGAATATTTAAAATTGCCAGATGATTTTAAAGAAATATTATTAAGATTTCCTTCATTTATTTTAGATATGTTTCAAAATGATGTTTCTTTTTTTAGTTTAAGTCATGGTGAACGAAGTATATTACTATCTAATGTTTTATTATATAATTCAGTTTTGAAAAATAATAGTCAGAATATATTAATCTTCTTAGATGAACCTGATTTATCATTACATCCTGAGTGGCAAAAGAAATATATAAATGAATTGATAAAAATATTTTCTAAAATAGAAAAAAATTTCATTTTATAA
- a CDS encoding HNH endonuclease encodes MLKIKYPSNLEDSYYDIISKSKADKFKGLTFEEYYNRHYKKYLIYDLKDIFCGNFEKLIEIKNKIGKKDDNKIKSFFNYDKTKINNSSPLISKLQPKISKFFQENIEVHTCYYCNIDFINTFKKNNETKNAFTLDHVLEKADYPFLALSLYNLVPSCYVCNSKVKDSKILFEFSPTSKDFDFDESVKFKSFISNINLQIEKEQDFYIKLIENYSNKYDKYIESLNLNNRYDYHKYKVLEMIQKRKEYPDSRIKELSNLTKKTQKEIKQDLFGIYTSEDLHKRPLSKLIKDISEELDLL; translated from the coding sequence ATGTTAAAAATAAAATATCCCTCAAATTTAGAAGATAGCTACTATGACATAATTTCAAAAAGTAAAGCTGATAAATTTAAAGGTTTAACTTTTGAAGAGTATTATAATAGGCATTATAAAAAATATTTAATTTATGATTTAAAAGATATTTTTTGTGGAAATTTTGAAAAACTTATAGAGATTAAAAATAAAATTGGCAAAAAAGATGACAATAAAATCAAAAGTTTTTTTAATTATGATAAAACTAAAATAAATAATTCTTCGCCTTTGATTTCAAAACTACAACCAAAAATATCAAAATTTTTTCAAGAAAATATAGAAGTTCATACTTGTTATTACTGTAATATTGATTTTATAAATACTTTCAAAAAAAACAATGAAACAAAAAATGCTTTTACTTTAGACCATGTATTAGAAAAAGCTGATTATCCATTTTTGGCATTGAGTTTGTATAATCTAGTGCCAAGTTGTTATGTATGTAATAGTAAAGTAAAAGATTCAAAAATACTATTTGAGTTCTCTCCAACAAGTAAAGATTTTGATTTTGATGAAAGTGTTAAGTTTAAATCATTTATTTCAAATATAAATTTACAAATAGAAAAAGAACAAGATTTCTATATAAAGCTAATAGAAAATTATTCAAATAAATATGATAAATACATAGAGAGTTTAAATCTAAACAATAGATATGATTATCATAAATATAAAGTTTTAGAAATGATTCAAAAAAGAAAAGAGTATCCAGATAGTAGAATAAAAGAGTTATCAAATTTGACTAAAAAAACGCAAAAAGAGATAAAACAAGATTTATTTGGTATTTATACATCTGAAGATTTACACAAACGCCCACTTTCAAAACTAATCAAAGACATAAGCGAGGAGTTAGATTTACTCTAA
- a CDS encoding DUF1439 domain-containing protein produces MYIQKKFHLLLVLFSLLFFTACIKKFDGDGLTLKVQESELNNFSQEFPIRQNFVVANMELLKPHLFIKDGTNRLSANINLNISAIFMPNSNGTLTFSGIPYFDKEKSAIYLKDIELDELKMTNLNIDKTILDNVVANTKPIVDNIFNTIPVYKIDKSSFKGSFVKDVKIEDSELLVTFGL; encoded by the coding sequence ATGTACATTCAAAAAAAATTTCATTTACTATTGGTTTTATTTTCACTTCTATTTTTTACAGCTTGTATAAAAAAATTTGATGGTGATGGACTAACTTTAAAAGTTCAGGAAAGCGAACTAAATAACTTTTCCCAAGAGTTTCCAATCAGACAAAATTTTGTAGTTGCAAATATGGAACTTTTAAAACCTCATCTTTTTATAAAAGATGGAACAAATAGATTAAGTGCAAATATAAATCTAAACATCTCTGCTATTTTTATGCCAAACTCAAATGGAACTCTAACTTTTAGTGGAATACCCTATTTTGATAAAGAAAAATCAGCAATTTACCTAAAAGATATAGAACTAGATGAATTAAAAATGACAAATCTAAATATTGATAAAACTATTTTAGATAATGTTGTAGCAAATACAAAACCAATAGTTGATAATATTTTCAACACAATTCCCGTTTATAAAATCGATAAATCATCTTTCAAAGGCTCTTTTGTAAAAGATGTAAAAATCGAAGATTCGGAACTTTTGGTAACTTTTGGCTTGTAG